ATTACAAGATGAAAGTAAAGCAAGATTAATAGAAGAGTTAAAAAGTTTAGAAGAAGAAAAGAAAAAAAGTTTAGTAGAAGATTTAAAGAAATTAGAGGAAGATAAAAAGTCACAAATTATATCTGATATAAAAAAGTTAAAAGAAGATAAGATATCTGAAGTGATTGAAACAATTGAGAAATTAGCAGAAGATGGTTCAGAAACATTAAAAGAAGATGGTAAGAAGGAAAACTTAATTGACAAAATAAAAAAAATAATTATTGAAAAAGATATAAAATTACCAGATAGAAAAAAGTATATAAAAAAGGACGAAAGTATATATGAAAAAAATGAATTTATAAATTCTGTATTAAAAATTAATGGTACAGAATCAAAAGAGGTTTTAGATGCAAAGCAAATTATAGCAAAGGCTTCTAAAAAAGAAAAAATTCAATTTTGGGGCAATCCTAATAAAAACCATAAAACAGAATTAAATCATAATTTTAAAATTAATTTTAATAAGAAAGTAAGTGCAGATGATTTAAAATCAAAAGTTATTATATTTAATAAAAATACAGGTCATAAGGTGGACATAGATATTAAATTAACCAATGAAGGAAAGACAATTGAAATAAATAAAAATCAACAATTTGATTATGATAATCAATATGTACTTTTTATTAGTGATGATTTAAAAGATAGTGGAAATAATTCTGCTTTAAACAAAGTTATTATTATGGAAATTGATTGTTAGAAATTAAGTTAGGTATGTGCTTTTGCACATACCTAACTTAATTATTTTAATATTATAGAATTAAGCTTCAACTAATTTTTTCCAAACACTTTTTCTTTTAGTTTAAGTCCAGTAGGTGTGATAGCCAGACCACCTTGTGCTGTTTCGCGTAATTCACAAGGAAGTTGTTTACCTACTTTATACATTGCAAGAACTACTTCGTCAAAAGGAATTATACTTTCTACACCAGCCATTGCAATATCAGCAGTTGTAAGAGCTGCAACAGTACCAGATGCATTACGTTTTGCACATGGAACTTCAACAAGACCAGCAACAGGATCACAAACAAGTCCTAAAATATTTTTTATAACTATTGCACTAGCATGAAGTGCTTGGGAAGGGGAACCCCCCATCATTTCAACAACTGCACCAGAAGCCATTGCAGCGGCAGAACCACACTCAGCTTGACAACCGCCTTCAGCTCCAGAAATTGTTGCATTTTTAGCTATAATTATGCCTATTCCAGAAGCTGTAAGAAGAGCTTTTACTAAATCATCATCAGATTTATTTAATTTTTCTCCAGCAGATATTACTACAGCTGGAAGTATACCGCAAGAACCAGCTGTTGGGCATGCAACTATTCTTCCCATGGCAGCATTTACTTCAGAACAGGAAATAGCGCGTGCCATAGCTTTTACTATGAAGTTTCCTGTTAAAGTATTATTACTTTCAACGTATATATTTAATTTTAGAGCATCTCCACCGATTAATCCACTTACTGATTTAATTTCGTTCTTAAGTGCAAAGCTTGTAGATTCTTTCATTACATCAAGATTTTTTTTCATTTTTTCAAATACTTGTTCTTCTGATAAACCACTGTTTTCTGCTTCGCATTTTAGGGTATACTCCCATATACTACAATTTTCTTTATTGCAAATCTCTATGAGGTCTTTTCCACTGTTAACAAACATAAGCCTATGCCTCGCCTTCTATTATTGGATTTATAACTCTGATTTTTTGTATTTCAGTAATTCCTTTTATTTTATCTATTATATCTTCAGGGATTATATTATCAGTCTCAAGGGCCATAGTTGCATTTACACCTTTTCCACCTCTATAAACTTTCATAGAGCCTATATTGATATTTTCAGTGTATAGCATAGTTGTGATTTTTGAAATTACTCCAGGAGTATCTTTATGAGTAGTTATTAAAGTTGGATAATCTCCTCTAAATTCCACATCTTGTCCCTCAATATCAAAGATTAATATATTTCCTCCACCAATAGAAGAACCCGTTACTTCAGAAGTAGTGCCATCTTTACGAGTCATGATGAATTTTACAGTATTAGGATGCACATCTCCAAGATCACATTCTGTAAATATAATTTCAATATTTTTTTCTTTAGCTATTTCAAATGAATTTCTTAAATTTTCATCCCAGGGATCCATTTTAAGTATTCCAGCAACTAATGCTTTGTCAGTGCCGTGTCCTTTGTAAGTTTTAGCGAATGAACCATGAAGCATAAACTCAACTTTTACTATATTTTTACCGCAAATAAGACTAGCTAGCTTTGCCAGTCTTGCAGCACCAGCAGTATGGGAACTGGAAGGGCCGACCATTATTGGACCTACTATATCAAACACACTATAGTTATTCATAGATAAATTCTCCTTATAAATGAATTATTTATAATTTAATTATAAAATAAAATATTCATTTGTCATTATATTTTATGATTTATAAATATATAAAATTTAAAAGTGTAGAATTTATGTAACCAATTATTTATAATATTATTGATAGTATAAAATACAGACATTTAAAATATACTCAAAAAAGGAGAATACAAATGAGTAAGTTATTACAAATATTTTTATTATCAGCAGTTCCAATAGTAGAACAGAGAGGTGCTATACCAATGGGAATAATAGCTGGATTAAATCCTATGACAGTATTTTGGGTGAGCTTTTTTGGTAGCATGCTTCCAGTACCTTTTATATTGCTTTTATTTAATAAAATTTTTACATGGATGAAAAAATATAAAGCTTTTGAAAAGATAAATAACTTAATAGAACGAAAGATAGATAAAAACTCGGCTAAGCTAGAAAAGTATAAAGAAATAGGACTAATTACATTTATAGCAATACCACTTCCAACAACAGGGGTTTGGACAGGTAGTGTAGTAGCGGCGTTTTTAAAATTAGATTTTAAAAAATCATTATTATGTGCAGCTATAGGTGCATTAACATCAGCACTTATAATAACAGGAGGAATGGTTGCTTTCCCAGCATTATGTTCAAAAATGTTTGGAGCTTAAGATAGGAGTGATAATATCTTATGGAATTAATAAAAAGTCTTATAAATAATATAGGATACTTTATTTTAATAGCATTTGTGTTATCCCAATGTGAAAGTTTAAAGAATATCATTATAAAGGAAGAGTTCAGTAAAAAGGATTTAGTTATATTATCTATTCTTTTTGGTGGTCTTGGAATTTTAGGAACATACATAGGAACAGAAATCCATGGGGCCATAGCCAATACAAGAATTGTGGGAGTTATGGCCGGTGGTATTTTTTGTGGTCCTATAATTGGCATTGCATCTTCAATTATATCAGGTACACATAGGCTTCTAATAGATAGTGGAGGGGTAACTGCTATACCATGTGCTATTACAACAGTTGCTAGTGGATTTATAGGTGGGATACTTCACAAATATGCAAATCAAACAAATAGATGGATATACGGATTTATTGGGGGAATAGTAGTAGAAACCTTAGAAATGATTTTAATACTTATATTCTCAAAGCCTTTTGATTTGGCAGTCCACATAGTAAAAAATATATATATTCCCATGGGATTTGCAAATGCTATTGGAATATCTCTGCTTATTTTATTAATAGAAAATATATATGAACAAAAAGAAGAAGTTGCTGCAAAACAAGCAAAGTTAGCACTAGATATAGCAAACAAGACATTGCCGTATTTTAGAGATATGGATAGTAGGTCATTTGAAAAGATTTGTAAAATTATAAAAAAATCTATTAAAGCAGATGCAGTTGCAATTACAGATAAAAAACATGTTCTTGCTCATGTTGGACTTGGAGAAGAACATCACATAAAAGGAGCTGAAATATTAACACAAGCCACTGAAAGAGTAATAAAAGAAGGAAAAATTTTAATATTAACTAATGCTAGTGAAATAAATTGTGCATATCCATTTTGTCCATTAAAATCAGGCATAATATTGCCTTTAAAAGAAAGAAACAATATTATTGGAACTTTAAAAATATACTACGGAAAGAATAATTCCATCTCATTCAAAAACAAAAACTTAGCCATAGGACTTTCTCAAATAATCTCAACTCAGCTTGAAATAAGCAAAATAGGAAAGCTAAAAAAAATGGCAACTAAAGCAGAAATTAAAGCTCTACAAACACAAATTAATCCACATTTTTTATTCAATTCATTAAATACAATTGCTTCATTTGTTAGAATTAATCCCGCTAAAGCTAGAGAATTAATAATAAATTTATCTGTATTTTTAAGATATAATTTAGAAATAGGTGATGAACTTGTAGATGTTTATAGTGAGCTAGAACAAGTTAAGGCCTATGTAGCTATAGAAAAAGCACGATTTGGAGAAAAATTACAGGTGATTTACAATATACAAGATAATATAGATATAAAAATGCCTAGTTTGATAATACAACCTATAGTTGAAAACTCAATAAAACACGGAATCCTTAAATCAGGAAGAAAGGGAATTGTAAAAATAGATATAAAATATATAAATGATTATGCTTTTGAAGTAGCGGTAGAAGACAATGGAGTGGGAATTGAGAAGGATATTATTGAGAAGGTATATAATGGTACTATGAAAGAAAATAAAATAGGAATATCAAACGTAAATAACAGATTAAAGCTTCTTTATGGTGAGGGACTTAAAATTGAAAGATTAGAAGAAGGTACAAGAGCTTCATTCATTATAAAAAGGTAGGAGTGATTTTGTGAATTGTATAGTTGTAGATGATGAATATCCATCAAGGGAAGAATTAAAATTTTTTATAAAACAAGCTAGTAATATAGATATAGATGAAGAATTTGATGATTCAATAGAGGCCTTAGAATATATTCAGCAAAATAAACCAGATGTTGTATTCTTAGATATTAGTATGCCTAAATTAGATGGTATGTCTTTAGCTCATATAATTAATGAAATGGATAATAAGATAATAGTTGTATTTATTACAGCATATAAAGAACATGCAATAGAAGCTTTTGAAACAGAGGCATTTGATTATATTTTAAAACCTTATTCAGAGGAAAGAATAATAAGTACATTAAAAAGACTAGAAAATTTAGAGAGTCAAAAAAATGATAATTGCATTAAAAATAAAATAGCTCTTAGAAAAGATGAAAAATTAAAGGTATTGGGTATTTCTGATATATGTTATTGTAGAGCCGATGAAAAGAAGACCATAGTATATACAGCTATTGATGATTATATAGAGAATTGTAGTATATCTGATTTTTATAAAAAATTACCTAAGAAAGTGTTTTTTAGGACTCATAGATCATATATTGTTAATTTAGATAAAATAACAGAAATAATTCCTTGGTTTAATAATACCTATATTATTAAATTGAAAGGGTTAGATGAAGAAATACCTGTAAGTAGAAATAAAATGAATGATTTTAAGCAGTTGATGAATATATAAAGGCAACTCATTCCCTTATTATGTTATTCCGTGAAGATTAAATTACAATTAATGTTAAAGTTTATATAATATAAGTAAGAAAAGGAATAAAAAAATAAGGGGGTAGAGTTTATGGTATCATTCATATTATCAATAATAGCTTTAGTAGTTGGTTATGTGGTGTATGGTAAGATTGTTGAAAGGTGTTTTGGAGCAAATGACGATATCGAAACTCCAGCTACCAGACTAGAAGACGGTGTTGACTTTGTGCCAATGCCTGAGTGGAAAATTTTCTTGATACAATTTTTAAACATAGCAGGACTTGGACCTATATTTGGAGCTATAGCAGGAGCTATGTGGGGACCAGCAGCATTTTTGTGGATTGTATTTGGATGTATATTTGCAGGAGCAGTTCACGACTATTTATCAGGAATGTTATCAGTAAGACATGATGGAGCTAGTGTTCCAGAAGTGGTTGGTAAATATCTTGGAAATGGATTTAAAAAGTTTATGGTTGTATTTTCAGTTATATTACTTGTTTTAACAGGTGTTGTATTTGTAAGTGGACCTGCAGGACTTTTACATGGATTAATAGCTTCAATTAGTAAACAAAAGTTTTTATATATAATTTTCGCTTATTATTTATTAGCAACATTAGTGCCAATAGATAAATTAATAGGAAAAATTTACCCTATATTTGGGATATGCTTATTGATTATGGCTATTGGAGTTGGTGGAGCACTTATAATAAATGGAGCACCAATACCAGAAGTTGCTGGGAATTTAGTTAATATGCATTCAGAACCAGTTAAACATCCATTATTCCCAATGTTATTTATAACAATTGCATGTGGAGCAATTTCAGGATTTCACTCAACTCAATCTCCATTAATGGCTAGATGTATAACTAAAGAAAGTCAAGGAAGAAGAATTTTCTTGGGTGCTATGATAGCAGAAGGTATAGTTGCTTTAGTTTGGGCAGCAGCTGCAATGAGTTTCTTTGGCGGAGTTCCAGAACTAAATGCATTTATGACACTCAATAAGGGTAATGCAGGTATAGTAGTAAATAAAGTGTGTAATGGTTTACTTGGAAAGGTTGGAGGTGCACTTGCAATATTAGGAGTTGTTGCATGTCCTATAACATCAGGAGATACGGCATTTAGAAGTGCTAGACTTACAATAGCCGATTCAATTAATTATGATCAAACTAGTATAAAGAAAAGACTTGTAATAAGTATACCTTTATTTGCAATAGGGTTTGCATTAACATTTATAGACTTTACTCAAATTTGGAGATATTTTGGATGGTCAAATCAAACTTTAGCAACAATAGTTCTTTGGACAGGTGCTATGTATCTATTGAAAAAAGGAAGAAATCATTGGATTGCTACAGTGCCAGCAGTATTTATGACAGCAGTATGCACAACTTATATACTAGTAGCTCCAGAAGGATTTAAATTATCAATGGTAATAGGACTTCCAGTTGGAATGGTAGCAGCTGTTATAGCATTATTAATATTTTTAAAGGTAGCGAGAAAAGAAAAAGTTAAATTGGATGTATAAGATTAATTAAATTTATATATATAAATTTATAAATTAAATAGAGAGTACGAATATTATTTAAATATTTGTACTCTCTATGTATAAATAATAATATATTAAATGGAAAATGTATCAAATTCGACAAAAAATTTTATACAGATTTATTTTTGCCTATAAAAAAAGGATATGAAAGGGTATATTTAAATTATAACCGTAATTAATGTCATAACTTAGAGATAAAAATATATAAATTACTATTATGAAATGACATGTTTTTTGAAAAAAAAGTGATAGTATATAAGTAAAGAAGAGTGCAGGGGGAGAAGGACAATGTTAATTGTAGAGAATTTAACTAGAAGCGAATATATAGATGATATGAGATGCGATTATTCTTATAGAGTAATAAAAAACAAAGTTGCTTTTCCAGAGATATATAAGGCTGAGATACAATCTTATGGTATAGAAATAGAAAGACGAGACATTGTAAACGGTATACTTATTAATATAGAAAGAGATTTTGTAAAAAACATAAGTCCGTGTAAAAGTAAGGTATGTAGTCTAGCCAAAATGCTATATAGCAATACGGTGTCACCATTACACCTAATTGATATATTAGGTGAGTACATAGATGATTATATAACAGATTACGATGAAGTAATCAAAAACATATGCTCATGTTAAAAAAGGAGATCTCTCAAAGAGACCTTCTTTTTTAATATATAAAAGCTTAATTTTAAATGCTTTTATCATTTATTAAAGTGCACTTTAGGTGTAAAATTATTATTATGACTTGGAGGTGATAAAAATTTGATTATTGGTATAGGTACGGATATAGTTGAAATTGACAGAATAAACAAATCAATTGAGCGTACCCCGAATTTTATAAATAAATTATTTACCAAAAAGGAAATAGAATATTTTATAAGCAGAAAAATGAGACCAGAGTTTATTGCTGGGAAATTTGCTGCTAAAGAATCTGTGGCTAAAGCATTGGGAACTGGATTTAGAAAATTTGGATTTAGAGATATAGAAATAGATAAAGATGAACTTGGAAAACCTTTAGTTCATTTAAGTGGAGGGGCTAAGGAAACAGCAAATAAATTTGGTGATTATAAACTACATTTAAGTATATCTCATGGTAGAGAAAATGCTATAGCCTACGCAATTTTGGAGGTTGATAACAATGGAAATTGTAACAGCTCAAAAGATGAGGGACATAGATAGATTTTCTATCGAGAGTATAGGCATACCAAGTATGGTTTTAATGGAAAATGCAGCATTAAAGGTAATTAAAAACATAGATCTAGATAATAATGATAGTTACTCTATTATATGTGGAAATGGAAATAATGGGGGGGATGGACTAGCTATTGCAAGACATTTAAGTGTACTAGGGAAACATATAGATATTTTTGTAATAGGAACAGAAGATAATCTTAGTAAAGATTGTAGCCTTAATTATAAGATATTATTAAATTTCAATATAAGAGTTAACTTTATTACAACAATAGATCATTTGGAAACTTTAAAGAAGTCTATTAATACAAGAGAAGTAATAATTGATGCTATTCTAGGAACAGGTCTTTCAAGAGAAGTTAAAGGAATACATAAAGAAGTTATTTTAGCTATTAATGAATCTAAAGCAACTACAATAGCTGTAGACACTCCATCAGGGTTAAATTCTGATACTGGAGAAGTTATGGGGTGTTGTGTTAAAGCAGATAAAACTATATCTTTTCAATTTTATAAAAAGGGATTTTTGAATTATAAATCTTTTGAATATACTGGAGAAATTATTATTGAAAATATAGGTATTCCTAGTGAAGTTTCAAAAAAATTTCTTATAAGTGATTATTTAATTGATGAAGTAGACGTGAAAAAGTTAATACCAATTAGAAAAAAATATTGTCATAAAGGGGATTTTGGAAGAACATCGATTGTAGCTGGTTCTTTAGGATTTACGGGAGCTGCATATATATCAACACAAGCGGCAGTAAAAACGGGATCAGGCCTTGTGACTCTTTGTTGCCCAGAATCTATACAAAATATATTAAGCAATAAATTGGTAGAAGCCATGACAATATCATTTAAAGATACAAATAAATTAAATGAGATATTAAAAAATAGTGATGCTATAGCAATAGGACCTGGAATGGGCAATAATGAAGGAACAAATAAAATAGTAAGCGATACAATAAGGTATACTACTTGTCCTATTGTAATTGATGCTGATGGTATAAATGTTTTAAAAGATAATCTTGATATTTTAAAAGAGAAAAATAATAAAATAATTTTAACTCCACACTTAGGAGAAATGTCTAGAATAACAGGAATGCCAATAGAAGCTATAAGAAAAAATAGAATAGATATTGCAAAACAGTTTGCTAAGGAATATAACATTATACTGTTATTAAAAGGGTATAATACAGTAATTACCGATGGAGTTACAGCAATTATAAATACGACAGGTAATAGTTCTATGGCATCAGGGGGAATGGGAGATTGTTTAACTGGAATTATAGCATCATTAATATCACAAGGATTAGATGCCTTTGAGGCAGCTTATGTTGGGGCGTATATACATGGATATTGTGGGGATAAATTATCCTTAAATAAGTATTCAGTAAACGCAACTGATATTTTAAATGAAATTCCACTTTCTATTAAGGATATACAAAATGCTAACTAAGTAATTATAAAATTGTAATATTATATAGCAAGGGAGAATAGTATTATTAACATAAAATATATCTTTGGAGGAGTTTTATGAAAAAGAAAATTATACTATTTACCCTTAGCTGTTGTTTTTTAATAGCCATTGGGGTTTTAATTTTTGGAGGTAGTTCAAAAAAAGAGGTTAATCCCAATGATGCAATTGATTATTTGAAAAATTTAAATAGTTATAGTTGTGAATTAACTGTACATATAAAAAATAGTAAACAGGAGATAGAAAAAGAATGCAAACAGTTCTATAATAAAAACTATGGTCATAGATTAGATATAGGCGACAAAAGAGTATTAATTTATAAGGATAATGATATTCTGGTTAGAGATTTAAACAACAATATGCAGTATAGTGTAGATAAAGATTTTGATGATGTATACAAGCTAAGTTTTTTAGAAGAATACATTGGACTATTGTATACAAATCACAATGTAGAAACATCATTTAAAAATATAAATGATAGAGAGTATGAATTAATAGATCTCACTGTACCTGGCAATAACAGAAATCTCAATAGAGCTGTATTGTATGTTAATATTGAGTATAACTATCCCGAAAAAATAATTCTTTATGATATTAAAGGAAAAGAAAGGGTTAGTTTCACATACAAAAATTTTGTTTCTAATGCAGAAATATCAGAAGAAGTATTTAAAAAATAAATTTATAATACAAAAGACATGAGGATAAAATATATCTTCATTATGGAGGTAGTAAAATGTTTAAACATTTAAGACCAGTTTGGGCAGAGATAAATTTAGATAATCTTGCTTCAAATATGAAACATATAAAAGAGCTATCAAATACTAAGGAAATAATAGGAATAGTAAAAGCTGATGCATATGGGCATGGAGCTTTAGATATAGTTCCTACACTTATAGAAAATGGAGCAACAGCACTTGCTGTAGCTGTTGTTAGTGAAGGAGTAGAATTAAGACGTGGAGGAATAGAATGTCCTATAATGGTTTTAGGGTTTACTCCACCAAGCTTAATTGACATGTTATTAAAACATGATATAGAACAAACAGTATTTTCTTTGGATTATGCAAAGGAACTTTCAAAAGCTGCTGAAAAAATGCATAAAGTTGCTAAAATTCATATAGCAGTTGATACAGGTATGGGGAGAATAGGATTCTTACCTAACGAACAAAGCATACAAGATGTTAAAGCAATAAGTATGCTTCCTAACATAAAAATAAAGGGTATGTTTTCACATTTCTCAACAGCAGATGAGAAAAATAAAGAATATAGTGCTTATCAATTAAACCAATTCAACAAGTTTTATGAAGGTTTAAAAAGAGAAAATGTAAATATAGAAACTAGACACATATCAAATAGTGCTGCAATAATGGACTTACCAGAAACTATATTTGAAGGGGTAAGACCAGGCATAATATTATATGGATATTATCCATCAAATGAAGTAGATAAAACTAAACTAGAATTAAAACCAGTTATGCAATTAAAAACTAATGTGGTTCACATAAAAAAGATACCTTCTGGAGAATATATAAGTTATGGAAGAAAGTTTAAGACAGATAGAGAAAGTTTGATCGCAACATTGCCAGTTGGGTATGCTGATGGATACACTAGATTATTGTTTGGTAAAGCAAAAGTTATAATAAATGGACAGTTAGCACCAGTAGTGGGAAGAATATGCATGGATCAATGTATGGTTGATATAACTGATATAAAAGGTGATATAAAAGTAGGAGAGGAAGTAATCCTAATAGGAGAAAAAAATGGAGTAAAGATAGATGCAGATGATATTGCAGAAATGCTAGGTACTATAAATTATGAAGTTATTTGCATGATTAGTAAAAGAGTTCCAAGAGTGTACATAAAAAATGGAGAAGTGATAAAAGTTAGAAATTATATTTAAGATTACGTTACTTCGGTAAGTAAAATACAACAGGTTACTAGATTGAAAACTCTCATCTTTCTTTGACAGTTTGACAAATCTTAAAGTATAATATGGAACATAGTTTATATTTTCTTTATGTTAAATTAGGAGGTATAGTAACTCTATGTCAAGTTCAAAGAAATTTAAAATTACTTTATCCAAAGCACAGAAGAAAGATTTGATAAATATTATAATTAATAGAAAAAGTATAAAAAAGTATAAAAAAAATAGTAAATTAATTAAGGTTTCTTTAATACAATATATTAAGGTTAAAAATAAATTAGATAAATTTAAACAAGGCTATTTAGAAATGTCTCAAATTAATTTAAATATTTGCGAAATGGGCTTTGCAGAGGATATGGTAGTATTAAAAGAATATGAAGCTAAGCTTGCGGAGAGTGATTTAC
This Clostridium novyi NT DNA region includes the following protein-coding sequences:
- the sdaAA gene encoding L-serine ammonia-lyase, iron-sulfur-dependent, subunit alpha, whose amino-acid sequence is MFVNSGKDLIEICNKENCSIWEYTLKCEAENSGLSEEQVFEKMKKNLDVMKESTSFALKNEIKSVSGLIGGDALKLNIYVESNNTLTGNFIVKAMARAISCSEVNAAMGRIVACPTAGSCGILPAVVISAGEKLNKSDDDLVKALLTASGIGIIIAKNATISGAEGGCQAECGSAAAMASGAVVEMMGGSPSQALHASAIVIKNILGLVCDPVAGLVEVPCAKRNASGTVAALTTADIAMAGVESIIPFDEVVLAMYKVGKQLPCELRETAQGGLAITPTGLKLKEKVFGKN
- the sdaAB gene encoding L-serine ammonia-lyase, iron-sulfur-dependent subunit beta, translating into MNNYSVFDIVGPIMVGPSSSHTAGAARLAKLASLICGKNIVKVEFMLHGSFAKTYKGHGTDKALVAGILKMDPWDENLRNSFEIAKEKNIEIIFTECDLGDVHPNTVKFIMTRKDGTTSEVTGSSIGGGNILIFDIEGQDVEFRGDYPTLITTHKDTPGVISKITTMLYTENINIGSMKVYRGGKGVNATMALETDNIIPEDIIDKIKGITEIQKIRVINPIIEGEA
- a CDS encoding COG2426 family protein — encoded protein: MSKLLQIFLLSAVPIVEQRGAIPMGIIAGLNPMTVFWVSFFGSMLPVPFILLLFNKIFTWMKKYKAFEKINNLIERKIDKNSAKLEKYKEIGLITFIAIPLPTTGVWTGSVVAAFLKLDFKKSLLCAAIGALTSALIITGGMVAFPALCSKMFGA
- a CDS encoding sensor histidine kinase, producing the protein MELIKSLINNIGYFILIAFVLSQCESLKNIIIKEEFSKKDLVILSILFGGLGILGTYIGTEIHGAIANTRIVGVMAGGIFCGPIIGIASSIISGTHRLLIDSGGVTAIPCAITTVASGFIGGILHKYANQTNRWIYGFIGGIVVETLEMILILIFSKPFDLAVHIVKNIYIPMGFANAIGISLLILLIENIYEQKEEVAAKQAKLALDIANKTLPYFRDMDSRSFEKICKIIKKSIKADAVAITDKKHVLAHVGLGEEHHIKGAEILTQATERVIKEGKILILTNASEINCAYPFCPLKSGIILPLKERNNIIGTLKIYYGKNNSISFKNKNLAIGLSQIISTQLEISKIGKLKKMATKAEIKALQTQINPHFLFNSLNTIASFVRINPAKARELIINLSVFLRYNLEIGDELVDVYSELEQVKAYVAIEKARFGEKLQVIYNIQDNIDIKMPSLIIQPIVENSIKHGILKSGRKGIVKIDIKYINDYAFEVAVEDNGVGIEKDIIEKVYNGTMKENKIGISNVNNRLKLLYGEGLKIERLEEGTRASFIIKR
- a CDS encoding LytR/AlgR family response regulator transcription factor is translated as MNCIVVDDEYPSREELKFFIKQASNIDIDEEFDDSIEALEYIQQNKPDVVFLDISMPKLDGMSLAHIINEMDNKIIVVFITAYKEHAIEAFETEAFDYILKPYSEERIISTLKRLENLESQKNDNCIKNKIALRKDEKLKVLGISDICYCRADEKKTIVYTAIDDYIENCSISDFYKKLPKKVFFRTHRSYIVNLDKITEIIPWFNNTYIIKLKGLDEEIPVSRNKMNDFKQLMNI
- a CDS encoding carbon starvation CstA family protein, translated to MVSFILSIIALVVGYVVYGKIVERCFGANDDIETPATRLEDGVDFVPMPEWKIFLIQFLNIAGLGPIFGAIAGAMWGPAAFLWIVFGCIFAGAVHDYLSGMLSVRHDGASVPEVVGKYLGNGFKKFMVVFSVILLVLTGVVFVSGPAGLLHGLIASISKQKFLYIIFAYYLLATLVPIDKLIGKIYPIFGICLLIMAIGVGGALIINGAPIPEVAGNLVNMHSEPVKHPLFPMLFITIACGAISGFHSTQSPLMARCITKESQGRRIFLGAMIAEGIVALVWAAAAMSFFGGVPELNAFMTLNKGNAGIVVNKVCNGLLGKVGGALAILGVVACPITSGDTAFRSARLTIADSINYDQTSIKKRLVISIPLFAIGFALTFIDFTQIWRYFGWSNQTLATIVLWTGAMYLLKKGRNHWIATVPAVFMTAVCTTYILVAPEGFKLSMVIGLPVGMVAAVIALLIFLKVARKEKVKLDV
- a CDS encoding DUF6514 family protein; translated protein: MLIVENLTRSEYIDDMRCDYSYRVIKNKVAFPEIYKAEIQSYGIEIERRDIVNGILINIERDFVKNISPCKSKVCSLAKMLYSNTVSPLHLIDILGEYIDDYITDYDEVIKNICSC
- the acpS gene encoding holo-ACP synthase, with the protein product MIIGIGTDIVEIDRINKSIERTPNFINKLFTKKEIEYFISRKMRPEFIAGKFAAKESVAKALGTGFRKFGFRDIEIDKDELGKPLVHLSGGAKETANKFGDYKLHLSISHGRENAIAYAILEVDNNGNCNSSKDEGHR
- a CDS encoding bifunctional ADP-dependent NAD(P)H-hydrate dehydratase/NAD(P)H-hydrate epimerase; this encodes MEIVTAQKMRDIDRFSIESIGIPSMVLMENAALKVIKNIDLDNNDSYSIICGNGNNGGDGLAIARHLSVLGKHIDIFVIGTEDNLSKDCSLNYKILLNFNIRVNFITTIDHLETLKKSINTREVIIDAILGTGLSREVKGIHKEVILAINESKATTIAVDTPSGLNSDTGEVMGCCVKADKTISFQFYKKGFLNYKSFEYTGEIIIENIGIPSEVSKKFLISDYLIDEVDVKKLIPIRKKYCHKGDFGRTSIVAGSLGFTGAAYISTQAAVKTGSGLVTLCCPESIQNILSNKLVEAMTISFKDTNKLNEILKNSDAIAIGPGMGNNEGTNKIVSDTIRYTTCPIVIDADGINVLKDNLDILKEKNNKIILTPHLGEMSRITGMPIEAIRKNRIDIAKQFAKEYNIILLLKGYNTVITDGVTAIINTTGNSSMASGGMGDCLTGIIASLISQGLDAFEAAYVGAYIHGYCGDKLSLNKYSVNATDILNEIPLSIKDIQNAN
- a CDS encoding germination lipoprotein GerS-related protein, which encodes MKKKIILFTLSCCFLIAIGVLIFGGSSKKEVNPNDAIDYLKNLNSYSCELTVHIKNSKQEIEKECKQFYNKNYGHRLDIGDKRVLIYKDNDILVRDLNNNMQYSVDKDFDDVYKLSFLEEYIGLLYTNHNVETSFKNINDREYELIDLTVPGNNRNLNRAVLYVNIEYNYPEKIILYDIKGKERVSFTYKNFVSNAEISEEVFKK